A single window of Silurus meridionalis isolate SWU-2019-XX chromosome 11, ASM1480568v1, whole genome shotgun sequence DNA harbors:
- the cabp1b gene encoding calcium-binding protein 1b isoform X3 — MKAELQATPWHLKTPLMYTVCSVLRASSYARDSRVGRLYDRELRPEELDELKEAFQEFDKDKDGLINCKDLGVCMRTMGYMPTEMELIELSQRVNMNMGGHVDFEDFVELMGPKLLAETADMIGVKELRDAFKEFDANGDGQISTYELREAMKKLLGQQVRHKELEDILKDIDLNGDGHVDFEEFVRMMSR; from the exons ATGAAGGCGGAGCTTCAAGCCACACCCTGGCATCTCAAAACTCCACTTATGTACACAGTGTGCTCGGTCCTGCGTGCATCTTCCTACGCAAGGGATTCGAGAGTCGGCAGGCTGTAC gacCGAGAGCTGAGACCCGAAGAACTGGATG AGCTCAAAGAAGCTTTTCAGGAGTTTGATAAGGACAAAGACGGCCTGATTAACTGTAAGGATCTGGGGGTCTGCATGAGGACGATGGGTTACATGCCTACAGAGATGGAGTTGATTGAATTAAGTCAGCGGGTCAACATGAACA TGGGAGGTCACGTGGATTTCGAAGACTTTGTGGAACTGATGGGACCAAAACTGTTAGCAGAAACGGCCGATATGATCGGAGTAAAGGAGCTCAGAGACGCTTTTAAAGAG TTCGACGCTAATGGAGACGGTCAAATCAGCACATATGAACTACGAGAGGCCATGAAGAAACTGCTGGGACAACAG GTTAGACATAAAGAATTAGAGGATATCCTGAAGGACATTGATCTTAATGGTGATGGACATGTGGATTTTGaag AGTTTGTTCGAATGATGTCACGCTGA
- the cabp1b gene encoding calcium-binding protein 1b isoform X2 translates to MGNCVKSPLNRLNKKDRRRSYKAVARDEGGASSHTLASQNSTYVHSVLGPACIFLRKGFESRQADRELRPEELDELKEAFQEFDKDKDGLINCKDLGVCMRTMGYMPTEMELIELSQRVNMNMGGHVDFEDFVELMGPKLLAETADMIGVKELRDAFKEFDANGDGQISTYELREAMKKLLGQQVRHKELEDILKDIDLNGDGHVDFEEFVRMMSR, encoded by the exons ATGGGCAATTGTGTGAAATCTCCTCTTAACCGCCTCAACAAGAAG GACCGGAGGCGGAGCTACAAAGCTGTTGCACGTGATGAAGGCGGAGCTTCAAGCCACACCCTGGCATCTCAAAACTCCACTTATGTACACAGTGTGCTCGGTCCTGCGTGCATCTTCCTACGCAAGGGATTCGAGAGTCGGCAGGCT gacCGAGAGCTGAGACCCGAAGAACTGGATG AGCTCAAAGAAGCTTTTCAGGAGTTTGATAAGGACAAAGACGGCCTGATTAACTGTAAGGATCTGGGGGTCTGCATGAGGACGATGGGTTACATGCCTACAGAGATGGAGTTGATTGAATTAAGTCAGCGGGTCAACATGAACA TGGGAGGTCACGTGGATTTCGAAGACTTTGTGGAACTGATGGGACCAAAACTGTTAGCAGAAACGGCCGATATGATCGGAGTAAAGGAGCTCAGAGACGCTTTTAAAGAG TTCGACGCTAATGGAGACGGTCAAATCAGCACATATGAACTACGAGAGGCCATGAAGAAACTGCTGGGACAACAG GTTAGACATAAAGAATTAGAGGATATCCTGAAGGACATTGATCTTAATGGTGATGGACATGTGGATTTTGaag AGTTTGTTCGAATGATGTCACGCTGA
- the LOC124393563 gene encoding rab11 family-interacting protein 1-like, which yields MSLSDQSLQFFPVSARVSAVRARGLRIKGKDGTNDAYAALQAGRETFRTPVSEKRAEPVWGGDDAAFIFTMPPEAADLQVRVLHRVPLGADKLLGLAVVDVHELRRDSERENPQWFKLLNKAGKADKERGEVLLDVQFLKSSMSVSMIDLSDKSHSRLGKFKDKLRGKKKDGLSDSASAILPSVTQVLTDSEGEMDGDKDTTKKKKNKLKSLFVPKSNMKRNSLSQSMSALGTLPDKNSSISSSTSSGLNVESSEGKKKKKFTFLTHKRTGSTDSKASNQSDVTNGSTNQNPASQIDICINGSHIYKEETQSEEVQEMDEEEEEEEEEEKMRKKGRNGEEREKSRRLLRKRRNKQRTQMMEEEERESEKGQDGEKVSRRERSQEEEKRRIEKENETRLKEEERVREEKERKRAEMELKRKDEEKERRNMEMEEKKKKEKQMREDVLFEERVTMQSTDFTRSARISNVKPSVSVPATVSQPSMVNRNPFLDDDLDSSILENVLSVETTAKKGPAPLPPHEKPQLTGPDGSHLKDISKRPAPQPPGMLKMTGKLIDQPGPGQEAKKNPEKHYESKVTSVSEDDTQADTNPFTCDESVAVKPGQIPTPKPRMKTGTVHLGETETNSNGNPSILRTANDITAEDVKSNLSDNLSERKEHLEDKVEPAKPNDLSYVNQDVYPEPQISNLAGLLNSESSQKKSRAPLPPSKPKRTGDLSRPQTMPCLPNKTNLEQSHESRGNQKEKDNARFSSEIRSINTSSATGPSLTFSPLTEKSQVMKPCAANSVDMGSGSQSRTLPWAKVVPNDAGEVKEQVVLTSVIRQHAVKPLSAAETQPEMYESRVSDKTQPNTKVAEAVKGPYSQLTQAELISLVLRQQEQLSQRDARIQELEQYIDNLLVHVMEEKPSILMSMNAMKKSV from the exons ATGTCTCTGTCGGATCAGAGTCTGCAGTTTTTCCCGGTGAGCGCGCGGGTGTCGGCGGTCCGCGCGCGAGGCCTCCGGATCAAAGGGAAGGACGGCACGAACGACGCGTACGCGGCGCTGCAGGCGGGCCGCGAGACGTTCCGCACGCCCGTGTCGGAGAAGCGCGCGGAGCCGGTGTGGGGAGGCGATGACGCCGCGTTCATCTTCACGATGCCGCCCGAAGCCGCCGACCTGCAGGTGCGCGTGCTGCACCGCGTGCCGCTCGGGGCGGACAAGCTGCTCGGACTGGCGGTCGTCGACGTGCACGAGCTCCGGCGGGACAGCGAGCGCGAGAACCCCCA GTGGTTCAAGCTATTAAACAAAGCTGGGAAAGCCGATAAGGAGCGCGGTGAGGTTCTGCTGGACGTTCAGTTCCTGAAGAGCAGCATGAGCGTCAGTATGATCGACCTTTCCGATAAATCACACTCGCGCCTTGGAAAGTTTAAGGATAAACTGCGGGGCAAAAAGAAAGACGGTCTGAGCGACTCGGCCTCCGCCATTTTGCCTTCCGTCACCCAGGTGCTGACGGACAGTgagggagagatggatggagataaagatacaacaaaaaagaagaagaacaagctGAAGTCTCTTTTTGTTCCGAAATCCAACATGAAGCGTAACTCTTTGTCCCAGTCCATGTCCGCATTAGGAACGCTTCCAGATAAAAACTCCTCCATCAGCTCGAGTACATCCTCAGGCCTCAATGTGGAGTCTTCTGAAG gaaagaaaaagaagaaatttaCCTTTTTAACACACAAGCGGACTGGCAGCACAGACAGCAAAGCGTCCAATCAGAGTGACGTCACCAATGGCTCGACCAATCAGAACCCTGCATCACAGATTGATATTTGCATAAATGGCAGCCATATTTACAAAGAAGAAACCCAAAGTGAAGAAGTGCAGGAAAtggacgaggaggaggaggaggaggaggaggaggagaaaatgaggaagaaggggagaaatggagaagagagagagaagagcagGA GATTGCTAAGGAAGAGAAGAAACAAGCAGAGAACACAAATgatggaggaggaagaaagagaaagtgaaaagggccaagatggagagaaagttagcagaagagaaagaagccaggaggaagaaaagagaaggatagagaaagagaacgaGACAAGACTTAAAGAAGAAGAACGAGTTCGAGAAGAAAAAGAGCGGAAGAGGGCAGAGATGGAGCTGAAGAGAAAAGAcgaggagaaggaaagaaggaatatggagatggaggaaaagaaaaagaaggaaaaacagatGAGAGAAGATGTTTTATTTGAAGAGAGAGTCACCATGCAATCCACAGACTTCACTCGTTCAGCCAGAATCTCCAACGTGAAACCGAG CGTATCAGTCCCTGCGACAGTTTCTCAACCATCTATGGTGAACCGCAACCCCTTTTTGGATGACGATTTAGATTCCAGCATTTTGGAAAACGTCTTGAGTGTTGAGACAACTGCTAAAAAAGGCCCTGCCCCATTACCTCCACATGAGAAACCACAGTTGACTGGACCAGATGGTTCCCATTTAAAAGACATCTCAAAACGTCCAGCACCCCAGCCACCAGGTATGCTGAAGATGACTGGGAAATTAATTGATCAACCAGGGCCTGGTCAAGAAGCAAAGAAAAACCCTGAGAAACATTACGAGAGCAAAGTCACATCGGTCTCTGAAGATGACACACAAGCCGATACTAATCCTTTCACGTGTGATGAATCGGTGGCTGTAAAACCTGGCCAGATACCAACACCAAAACCAAGAATGAAGACTGGTACTGTCCACCTGGGAGAAACAGAAACTAATAGCAATGGAAATCCATCAATACTGAGGACAGCAAATGATATTACAGCCGAAGATGTCAAAAGTAACCTTAGTGATAATCTgtcagaaagaaaagaacatctggaggACAAAGTTGAGCCTGCAAAACCAAACGATCTATCATATGTGAATCAGGATGTTTATCCAGAACCTCAAATTTCCAACCTTGCTGGACTGCTAAACAGTGAAAGCTCTCAAAAGAAGTCTCgagctcctcttcctccttctaaACCCAAAAGAACTGGAGATCTAAGCAGACCACAAACAATGCCTTGTCTTCCAAACAAGACTAACCTTGAACAAAGCCACGAGAGCCGTGGGAATCAGAAGGAAAAAGATAATGCACGATTTTCAAGTGAAATACGTTCAATCAACACTTCATCGGCCACAGGTCCATCCTTAACGTTCAGTCCACTTACTGAAAAATCACAGGTCATGAAACCTTGTGCTGCTAATTCAGTGGACATGGGTTCTGGTTCTCAGTCTAGGACTTTGCCATGGGCTAAAGTGGTACCCAATGATGCAGGTGAAGTAAAGGAACAAGTTGTTCTAACTTCAGTAATCAG GCAGCATGCTGTGAAACCTCTAAGCGCTGCAGAGACTCAGCCAGAAATGTATGAATCTCGAGTATCAGACAAAACGCAGCCCAACACAAAG
- the gpat4 gene encoding glycerol-3-phosphate acyltransferase 4, translated as MSEGSRVSTAMESYLFPFDGLICMLLGISFTVWFTLLLVFIIVPAVFGVSFGIRRLYMNSLLKIFEWATLRMERGAKEKNQQLYKPYSNGIITKEQGSLEQEIQEVRRVGGAEAEFDMSDILFFCRRGVESIVDDEVTKRFSAEEIESWNLLTRSNYNYNFQNISTRLTTLWGLGVLIRYGVLLPLRVTLAFTGVGLLVVLTSLIGLLPNGRMKNFLSENAHLMCYRICVRALTAIITYHDSENKPKNGGICVANHTSPIDVIILASDGCYAMVGQVHGGLMGMIQRAMVKACPHVWFERSEVKDRHLVAKRLSDHVADKSKLPILIFPEGTCINNTSVMMFKKGSFEIGCTVYPVAIKYDPRFGDAFWNSSKFGMVNYLLHMMSSWAIVCSVWYLPPMSREEGEDAVQFANRVKAAIARKGGLADLLWDGGLKREKVKDVFKEEQQKLYSKVLVGNGEDCSRS; from the exons ATGAGTGAAGGATCTCGGGTCTCTACAGCGATGGAGTCGTATCTCTTCCCCTTCGACGGGCTGATCTGCATGCTGCTGGGGATCTCCTTCACCGTGTGGTTCACGCTCCTGCTGGTCTTCATCATCGTCCCCGCGGTGTTCGGCGTGTCCTTCGGCATACGGCGGCTCTACATGAACTCGCTGCTGAAGATATTTGAG TGGGCCACCCtgaggatggagagaggagCGAAAGAGAAGAACCAGCAGCTCTACAAACCGTACAGCAACG GAATCATAACGAAGGAGCAAGGATCTCTGGAGCAGGAAATACAGGAAGTGAGGCGTGTGGGTGGAGCCGAGGCCGAGTTCGACATGTCGGACATCTTGTTTTTCTGCCGTCGTGGGGTCGAGAGCATTGTGGACGACGAGGTGACTAAGCGCTTTTCAGCCGAGGAGATCGAGTCGTGGAACCTGCTGACACGCAGCAACTACAACTACAACTTCCAGAACATCAGCACGCGACTGACGACGCTGTGGGGGCTCGGTGTGCTCATCCGTTATGGCGTCCTGCTGCCTCTCAG GGTCACTCTGGCTTTTACCGGCGTCGGACTCCTTGTGGTTCTCACCTCCCTCATCGGTCTGCTCCCGAATGGCAG GATGAAGAATTTCCTGAGTGAAAATGCTCATCTGATGTGCTACAGGATCTGTGTTCGTGCTCTAACCGCCATCATCACGTACCACGACAG TGAAAACAAACCCAAGAATGGAGGGATTTGTGTGGCCAATCACACATCACCTATCGATGTCATCATCCTGGCCAGTGACGGCTGTTATGCCATG gttgGACAGGTCCACGGTGGTCTCATGGGCATGATTCAGAGAGCGATGGTTAAGGCCTGTCCTCACGTCTGGTTTGAGAGATCAGAGGTTAAAGATCGCCACCTGGTGGCCAAACG ACTCAGTGATCATGTTGCAGACAAATCCAAGCTGCCCATCCTAATTTTCCCAGAGG GCACCTGTATTAATAACACCTCAGtaatgatgtttaaaaaggGAAGTTTTGAAATCGGATGCACTGTTTATCCAGTGGCGATAAAG TATGACCCAAGGTTCGGAGATGCTTTCTGGAACAGCAGTAAGTTTGGCATGGTGAATTATCTCCTCCACATGATGAGCAGCTGGGCCATCGTCTGCAGCGTGTGGTATCTACCACCCATGAGCCGAGAG gagggcGAGGACGCTGTACAGTTTGCTAACCGCGTGAAGGCTGCCATAGCGAGGAAAGGAGGTTTAGCCGATCTGTTATG GGACGGGGGGCTTAAACGAGAGAAGGTGAAGGACGTGTTTAAGGAGGAGCAGCAGAAACTCTACAGTAAAGTGTTGGTGGGAAACGGTGAAGATTGCAGTCGTTCCTGA